Within Synechococcus sp. NB0720_010, the genomic segment ACCAGTAGGGCCTGGGCGGCAATGCCCGCACTAAACCCTTCAAAGCCAGCGGCTTGGAAGCCCCAGTAACCGATGCCGCCGATGCCAAAGATGGCCAGGCCGGCCAGAAGCGCCTTGCCGCGTGTGATGCCGGATCCCATTAAGTGTTGCCCTGGCCCTGCAGACGCAGATTCACGAAGGGGGCGAAGACGATCAGTCCGGGGAAGAACAGGAAGACCAGTCCATAGACCGCCGTGCGCTCGATCTTGCCCATCACGGTCCAGCGCTTGGTCATCCAAGCCATCAGAGCCAGGGGGACTGCCACCAGGTAGGCACCGGCGAGTGCCCCGTAGGCGGCCAGCACCAGCAGGGTCTCACTGGTGAGGGAACTGAGGAACCCGGGCAGCGGCACGGCGATGGTGCAACGTCCCGCCAAATCTAAGATGGTCTGCGCCGGGACCATGGCGGAATTGGTAGACGCAGCGGACTTAAAATCCGCAGACGGCAACGTTGTGAGGGTTCAAGTCCCTCTGGTCCCACTGACTGCTCTTAGCGAGCTTCGCCGTTCATCCAGCTGATCCAGTCCGCGGAAATCTCTTTCGGGCAGACGGCTTCGCATTCGAGATTGCTGCTGCAACTCCCGAATCCTTCCTGCTCCATCGCGG encodes:
- a CDS encoding NAD(P)H-quinone oxidoreductase subunit L; amino-acid sequence: MPLPGFLSSLTSETLLVLAAYGALAGAYLVAVPLALMAWMTKRWTVMGKIERTAVYGLVFLFFPGLIVFAPFVNLRLQGQGNT